In a single window of the Pedococcus dokdonensis genome:
- a CDS encoding MarR family winged helix-turn-helix transcriptional regulator, whose protein sequence is MSPRQRHGSASATEPAAEPVPGAIIDALRAFTTAMDRYIDVHGGAVGMHRTDLVALAHVMDAGRTGDHLTPTELAAALNLSAPATSALLGRLESVGHVQRTHASSDRRRVSIEMTPDAMTVGRQVFGPLGVEMRAAIGKYSQDQQELVLRFLDDVLAATARATRPDEPAGAPGSRESTT, encoded by the coding sequence ATGTCCCCTCGCCAGCGGCACGGCTCCGCCTCTGCCACCGAACCAGCGGCCGAACCGGTGCCCGGCGCGATCATCGACGCACTGCGGGCCTTCACGACGGCCATGGATCGCTACATCGACGTGCACGGCGGTGCCGTGGGGATGCACCGCACCGACCTGGTCGCGCTCGCCCACGTGATGGATGCCGGCCGGACCGGGGACCACCTGACCCCGACCGAGCTGGCTGCTGCGCTCAACCTCAGCGCGCCGGCGACGTCGGCCCTGCTCGGGCGGCTCGAGAGCGTCGGGCACGTACAACGCACGCACGCGAGCAGCGACCGGCGCCGGGTCTCGATCGAGATGACCCCTGATGCCATGACGGTCGGGCGACAGGTCTTCGGCCCGCTCGGCGTCGAGATGCGCGCGGCCATCGGCAAGTACAGCCAGGACCAGCAGGAGCTGGTGCTGCGGTTCCTCGACGACGTCTTGGCCGCCACGGCGCGCGCGACCCGACCGGACGAACCCGCGGGTGCCCCCGGCTCGCGGGAGTCGACGACCTGA